A genomic window from Sparus aurata chromosome 4, fSpaAur1.1, whole genome shotgun sequence includes:
- the LOC115580570 gene encoding GTP cyclohydrolase 1-like: MEYHHVSAKNGVADENQNAEKLSHIEKAYTTILSELGEDVKREGLLRTPLRAAKAMQFLTKGYKETIQDILNDAIFDENHEEMVIVKDIDLFSLCEHHLVPFFGKAHIAYLPNKKVVGLSKLARIVEIYSRRLQVQERLTKQIASAIAEALEPAGVAVVIEAVHMCMVMRGVQKMNASTVTSVMLGSFNDNAETRKEFLALTMQK, encoded by the exons ATGGAGTACCACCATGTTTCAGCAAAGAACGGAGTAGCTGATGAGAATCAGAACGCAGAGAAGCTGTCTCACATTGAGAAAGCCTATACCACCATATTGAGTGAGCTTGGAGAAGACGTCAAGCGTGAGGGCCTTCTACGTACACCACTACGTGCTGCCAAAGCCATGCAGTTCCTCACTAAAGGCTACAAAGAAACAATCCAAG ATATCTTAAACGATGCTATATTTGATGAAAACCACGAAGAGATGGTGATCGTCAAGGACATCgacctgttttctctctgtgaacaTCACCTGGTGCCCTTCTTTGGCAAG GCTCACATAGCGTACCTCCCAAACAAGAAAGTGGTTGGACTCAGTAAGCTTGCTAG aattgtTGAGATCTACAGCAGAAGGCTTCAAg TTCAAGAGCGTCTAACCAAACAGATTGCCTCAGCCATTGCTGAGGCattggagcctgctggagtggCAGTGGTTATTGAGGCTGT CCATATGTGCATGGTGATGAGAGGAGTGCAGAAGATGAACGCCAGTACTGTTACTAGTGTCATGTTGGGATCATTTAATGATAATGCCGAAACAAGGAAGGAATTCCTTGCCCTCACAATGCAGAagtga